CGGCGGCACTATTAATATGCTTGAATTAAAGGACAGAATTGACCTTAGAGAATCTGTTTATGATTTTCCAAGACAGAATGTAATTACAAAAGATAACGTTACTATAGGTATTAATGCGCTTTTATACTACCAAATTATTGACCCTAAAAGCGCTGTTTATGAAATTGCAAATCTCCCTGATGCTATAGAAAAATTAACCCAAACAACTTTGAGAAATATAATAGGCTCTATGGATTTAGACGAAACACTAATTTCAAGAGATATTATTAATGCAAAACTCAGAACCTCGTTAGATGAAGCTACAAGCAAGTGGGGCGTGAAGGTTAACAGAGTTGAGCTTCAGGATATAGTTCCGCCAAAAGAAATTCAGGCGGCAATGGAAAAACAAATGAAAGCCGAACGTGACAGAAGAGCGACAATCCTTGAAGCTGAAGGGTTAAAACGCTCGAAAGTACTGGAAGCAGAGGGATTTAAAGAAGCTGAAATTAATAAGGCCGAAGGTGAAAAAAGAGCCGCAATTTTGACTGCGGAAGGTGAAGCGGAAGCAAGAATTAAAGTAGCCCAGGCAGAAGCCGAGGCAATCAGACTTGTTATAGAGGCGCTTAAAGATAACGGCGACCCCGATAAATATCTTATTGCCGTTAGATACATAGAAGCGCTTAAAGAAATGGTTAGTGGTGAAAGCAACAAAATTGTTTATATGCCGTATGAAGCAACAGGTGTTTTAAGTTCTCTTGACAGTATTAAACAAATGTTTACAAATTCTAAATAATTTAAAAGCCTCCTTTTAAGGAGGCTTTTTTTATAATTTAATTTTCTTTAGGAGCGGACCTATAAGAGGAATTTTATGTCTGAGCAAGAATGCCGTTACGGCGACAGCGCCGCCTATTAAAAACATTTCCAATTTACTGCGTTTTTCAACAGCTCTGTTAACAGCGCCGTATGTATCCACACTTGGAGGTGTTGCTAACCTTGTTCCGCCAAGGAAGTTAGTGTTATAGCCGTAATTGCCATAACCTGCACCCATAGCATTTCCTACATAATAAGGGCTGAGAGGATTATTTAAATTTTCCTGCAACAGTTGGTTATTGAAGATTGCTGAATTTGGTTGAAATAAATTGCTACCCATGCTTTTATCCATCCTTTTCCTTGTATATATATAAAAAATTTTTGTTAAAAAAAATTGCCTTTATGAAAATATTTGGCTTGTAAAAAAAATTAAAACGTTTTATGATTGTGCGGTAACTAAGGGGTTTTTATGGCAGAAAGACATTTAATAGAAAGCAGATTTAAGAAAGGTTTTGCTACTTATGAAGATAGTGCTTTCGTTCAGGCACGTATGGCAAGATTACTTACTGATATGTTGAAAAATCATCAATCTGATTTTGATAAAATAATGGAAATCGGTTCGGGGACGGGGCTTTTAACCAAAGAGATTGTTAATAATTTTAACTTCAAAGAATTTATTGCTAATGATTTAATAGCGGACTGCGAGGAGCATGTTAGAAAAATCAGCGACGAAATATTATTTTTTTACGAAGATGCACAGAATTTTAACATCAATAAAAAGTTTGATTTAATTATGTCTAATGCTACTTTTCAGTGGTTTGACGACTTGGCTGAAACATTGAGAAGTTTTCATATTTGTCTAAAAAACAGCGGATATTTAGCATTTTCCACTTTTGGGGTTGCTAATTTTAAGGAAATTAAAGATACATTGGGTTTGTCTTTAAACTATAAGCCAAAGGACGAAATATGCAGTATATTGTCGGAGAACTTTGATATTCTTGATACTATGGAATGGGAAGAAAAGCTTGAGTTTAAAGAGGTGCTTGACGTTCTCAAATATATTAAACAAATTGGCACTAATTCTTTAATAAAAGGATTGTGGACTAAATCAAAGCTTGAAAAATTTGTTAAGGATTATGAAAACTTAGATACAAAAGGGATATTTTTAACTTATAACCCTATTTTGATTGTGGCACGTAAAAAATAATTTATTCAAACAGGTCGTTTAATCTTTCGGTAATTTCCTGCGCATCAAGCTCGTTGGTTATTTTATTTATATCAAGCGCAACCTGATAGAGTCTTGCCGCTTCAATTTTATCCCCTCTTACAACCATTGCTCTTCCAAGATTATAATAAGCAAGGGCATAGTTCGGGTTGGAAGCGACAGCCAGCTCAAAACAATCAATAGCATCTTTCACCTTGCCTAAATTGTCTAAATACAGTACGCCAAGGTTATTATAAGCGATGTCATAGTTATTGTCGTATGCTATAGCAAGCTCGTATTCTTTGATAGCTTCGTCGATTTCATCCCTGCCCCAGAGCAGATAACCCAGATTACAGTGTATTCTTGAGTTTTCAGGATAAAGTTCAAGCGCAAGATTATAAACCACCTTGGCGTTATCGTAATCACCTTTGTCGTAGAATGCGCTTCCAAGGCTTATGTAAGTATCAATATCATTAGGATTTAATTGGTATGCACTTTGATATGCGCTTATTGCCGCATCATAATTTTTAACCGATTCATGAAGAACATAACCTAAAGTCTGAGATACAACACTTGTCCAGTCTTTGCTGGGGTTTAAATTTATAGCATAGTGGTAATATTTTATGGATTCATCAATTTCACCTTTTAAATAAAGAATATTAGCAATATGACTGTATAAGACGGGGTTACGCGGTTGTATTCTGATAAGTTTTTTATAACTTTGAACCGCTTTGTCATAATCTCCTATTTCTTCGTACAGCTGGCACATGGATTGATATGCCGGAATATTTATGGGGTCTATCCAAATCGCCATCCTGTATTCGTTTATGGCTTCTTCATATTTGCCTATTGATTTGTATACATCTCCTAACAAAATGTATAAAGGAATCCAACCCGGCGCTTCCTCTATTTTTTCCTGATACAATTCTATTGCTTTATCTTTTGTGCCTGTTTCTTCAAAATACCAGCCTTTTGTATATATAGGTAAGAATTCTATCATATTTTTGATTTTTGTAAATATATTGTGTAGTACAAAAGAATCAAACGGTATTCCTAATACAGCCAATGTTTTTCTCCACCAAATTTTTAAACTGTTTTTTAAGGAAGGCGGATTTATAATACTAAGAACATCAGCCAGAAGAAAATTTATTTTCGAGGTTCTCAGTTTCTCATAGTGTAAAGCCGTATAGGCATTTTTGATGCATTCTTGCATATTATCTTTTTTATAAAAGGTTTTTGCTGCCATAAAATACGCATCGGCATAAGTCGGGCTGTAATTAATCGCATAGTTAAAATGAGAAAGCGCCTTGTCCAACTCGCCTTTGCACAGGAAAGCCAGCCCCATTTTATAGTGAATTACATCGGCATCGGTATTCGATTCTAATGCTCTTTGGTATTCTGTAATAGCTTCATCGGCGTACTGTTTTATGTTGTAAATATCCTGGTGCTTCTCAATGTATAAATCCCCTAATTTTATATGGAGTTTTGAATTGGTAGGGTCTTCATTCAGTGCATTTTTACAGATATTTATAGCATTGGTGATGTCTCCTTTTTTTTCAAGAGAAATGATTTCATTTTCTATTTCTTTTATTTTATTATCTTGTTTTTCACCAAGCATTTTTATTCCAATACACTTTATACTACTCTTATTATAATATTAATAAGGAAAAATTTGAATTAAATATTGCGTTCTTGTTGCAAAGTTTAACCTAAGAGCAGTTTTTTTACCTCATTGCGTTTAATTTTTCTTGTAGCGGTTCTTGGCATAGGAGCATCTGCCGTTATAATATTAACAGGTCTTTTGTAAGCGGCAAGCCTTTGGGAAAGTTTCTTTACTTCGGCTTTTATAATATTTTCAAGTTCCTGCTCATTTTGTGCGCTTTCCGCTATTTCCTGCTTAGGTAGTATTGCAACGCATACGTCTTCCGTACTGTTTTTTTGTCCGCCCGTGCGTCTGCCGCCAAATACGCAAACTTCTTCAAACATAGGTGATTTTTCAAGTACAGATTCTACTTCTTCAGGGAATACTTTTTTACCGCCGCTTAATACAATCATGCTTTTTATTCTGCCTGTGATAAAGACAAAACCTTCTTTGTCTATTTTGGCGATATCACCGGTTTTTAACCAGCCGTCTTCGGTAAATACTTCTTTCGTCAGTTCAGGCTGATTATAATAACCCTTCATTACATTATCGCCTTTTACAAGCAATTCTCCTGTTTCAGGGTCTGTTTTTACTTTTACGTTAGGTAGAGCCCTGCCTACTGAGCGGAATTTGCTTACTGATGCTCTTTCTGTTGCCACAACAGGACTTGCTTCAGATAGCCCGTAACCTTGGTACACAAGCATACCTATTCTTTTAAAGAAAATACCTACATCTAAGTCTAATGGCGCACCGCCTGCAATACAGCCTTTGAATTTGCCGCCGAACTTGTCATGTATTTTTTTGAATAACAATTTTCTTGTCCATAAAGGAAGATAATCCGCTATGCTGTAGAAGAATTTAAACATAGCCTTTCTCACGGGCGAGAGTTGATTGACCTCTGTTTCTATGCCGGTTTTAAGCAGCTTTAAAAAAGCAGGTACCACAATCATAAATGTAACTTTTTTATCTCTGATAATTGAGAATAAATCTTTTGGTTTCAAACTTTTTGAATAGTAAATAGATGTTCCCCAATTTAAGAATGACAAGAACCCTACAGTTAATTCAAATAAGTGATTCATAGGTAAAATAGAAAGCAGCTGGTCATTTTCACCAAAATCAAAACACTTACTGATGGAGTCAATTTGAGCTAAAACATTTTTAAAAGAAATTTCTACCCCTTTAGGGCTTCCTGTTGTTCCCGACGTATAAATAATAAGAGCGGTTTTATTGGGCGCTCTGTGCCGCCATTTGCCTTCAGTGTTATTTTCAATATTATACATAGATGCGTATTCTGTCATTGCGCTGCTGCCGTCCAGCACAATTATATCTTCTATTGATGGTATTTCTTTTTTCAGTTCAACAGCTGTTTCCAGAAAAGCGTTTGAAACAAGGAGTAATTTAGGCTGACAATCGGCAAGAATTGATTGCAATTCATAAATAGTAAGTTTTATATCAAGAGGAACTACTGTTGCACCGGCCAAGACAGAGGCAAAGAGTGTTGCGCCCCATTCAGGCATGGATTCCGATAAAATTGCAACCTTATCGCCTTTGTTGATACCTATTTTAATTAAATGATTGGCAAGTCTTCTTGATAAAATCCCAAGGCCTCTGAAAGTAAGCTCTTTCCAGCCCAAATGTGATTTCATTCCTAACGCTATACGGTTTTCAAAGTCATCTGTTTTGTTTTCCATCAATAATAAAAGATTTTTGTGGTACATAATTTCCTCTCATGCATAATCTGACTATTTCGTTTATTATATAATAATTATTAAATAATGGAAATCAGGTTAATATTATTTGCTTTTCAAAAAATAAAAAGTACTGTTATAATATGAGGTAAATAAATTTTAGGAAAAAGCATGGTAGACTCACTTGCAAAAATTTTAGTAGTAGATGATCATCCTAAGTATCTGGCAGATACTTTGCCAATGTACGGCTATGAAGTACAGGTTGCTTATGACGGTATTCAGGCTGTGCAAATGTTAACTAATTCCAACCAGCATTTTGATTTGGTTGTTTTGGATGTCATGATGCCGAACATGGATGGTTTTGAGGTTTTAAAGGTTATCAGAAGTAAAGAATATCTTGAAGAATTACCTGTAATTATGCTGACTGCGGTTGACGCAGAGCAAAAACAGGTTTCGGGTTTGAAATTCGGGGCTGATGATTATATTGTTAAGCCGTTTTCTTTACCTAATTTTCTTGCCAGAATTGAAGCAATTTTAAGACGCTCTAAAATCAAAGAAAAGAGAAAGTCCGATAAGGCTTTGGATTTGGCATTTTCTACCGATGAACCCGTTGCGCCCCTTACAACAAGGGAAAAAGAGGTTCTTGAATTAGTGGCAAAAGGTGCAAACAACATGGATATTTCCAAAAAGTTGTTTATAAGAGAAGTTACGGTAAAAACTCATATGAATAATATCTTTAAAAAATTAAATGTTTCAAACCGTACCCAGGCTATTTTGCTTGCTATGCAAATGAATATTATTAAATAAGGATTTGGTTTATGACAGAAAATATTATTGAGTTATTAAAACAAGGTAAATTTGATGAATTTAACGCAGAAATTAAAAACAATGTTGAAGATTTAACCGAAAGCGATTTATCGGGCATGGAATTGTCAGGAGTTTCTTTTTACGGGCATGATTTATCCGGGTCTGATTTTTCTGAAACTACGCTTGATAATGTTAACTTTGAAGGGACAGACCTATCAAGCGCAACTTTTGCACGGGCACACCTTACTACTGTTGCATTCAACGGCGCTGTTTTAAACGGTACCAAGTTTAATAACGCTCAAATTTATTCCTGTGATTTTACAGATGCTGATATGAGCGGAGCTGATTTTTCCGAATCTGATTTAAGTGATAGCGATTTAAGTCTGTCGCTGAATTTGAACAAGTGTACTTTTGATAAATTTACTATTTGGCCTGATGCCGATAACTTACCGTCTGATTTTGATACGGATTATCAGGATGATTTAGCTTCTCTTAATGAAGATGACGATTACAATAATAATGAAGACTACTAGTTAATTACTTGTGTTTCGTCGTTCATTTTCATAAATACTTGCAATAGCTCCATAGGATTGCTTATAGCGTAAGTGGGAATTTCTTTTTTTACTATTTTGCCGTCTATATTTCTCGGGGTTGCTTTTATTTTTAATATCGGCACAAACGAAGGTGCAAGCCCCAAGCCCTCTTTGCAGATTTTTTTGGAAACGGATAAATCTATGATACTGTTTGGGGTTACCCTGTCAAATGCATCTTTGTACTTTTTAATAGCAAGTACTGAATTAATTGTACCTGACCTGAAACAATTTTTTTCCATATCTTCGGTTTTGGGGATTGTTCTCACTCTGCCAAAAGACTGTTGGTGGTTAATATTTTGTAATTTCATAACATTACTCCTGATTACTAAGCTGATTATACAATTATTTCTATTAAGTCTGTAAAAAAATAATTTGCCGGTTATATCTTTAATACATCTTCATAAAGCCAGATATACTTTTGCGCACTTAGATTCCAGCTGAAGTCTTGTTCCATATCCCTTCGAACAAGTTCTTGCCAGGCTTTTTTGTCTTTAAATACATCACAAGCCCACTTTATGGTATCTAAAAGCCCGTTGGCGTCATAATTCCAAAATTTAAACCCTGTACCCTCTTGAGTTTCATTGTTATAATTTTGAACAGTATCAACAAGCCCGCCTGTTTCACGCACAATCGGAACAGTGCCAAAAGCCATCGCTATAAGCTGGCTTATTCCGCAAGGTTCAAAACGGCTCGGCATTAAAAACATATCGGCTCCCGAATAAATATATTCTGCTTCTGTGGCGTTATAACCTATAAAATCTCTTATGTTACGGCTATTTAGTCCCAAATGTCTGAACATATCTTCATACCATCCTTCGCCCGAACCTAATACTATCATTTGTGCATTCATTTGTTTGAATTCATGCGCAATAGCTGCAATTAAGTCTAATCCCTTTTGGTTTACGAGGCGTGATACTATACCTATAAGCGGAATACTTTCGTTCACTTCCAGTCCGTATTTTTTTTGCAATTCAAGTTTGCATTTTAATTTGCCAGATAAATCATCTTTGCTGTAATTTGCAAAGATTTTCTTATCTGTCGCCGGATTCCACTCATTGTAGTCTATGCCGTTTAAAATACCGCAGGTTTTATATTTTTCATCATATAAAACCTGTTCTAACCCTTCGCCGTATTCGCCCCTTTGGATTTCAAACGCATAAGTCGGTGATACGGTTGTGATTTTGTCTGCAAACTTTAAAGCTCCCTTCATCATATTTACTTCCTTGCAGCATTCAAGCATATCAAAACGCCATGCCCAATCAGCAGGAAATCCGATAAAGTCTACAATATCTTTTGAATAACGCCCTTGATAAGCAAGGTTGTGTATCGTGAATATAGATTTCATACCGCCATGGAAGCCCGAATATTTAAAACTTTCTTTGAGATGCATGGGTATTGTAGCCGTATGCCAGTCGTTGCAGTGTATTATGTCTGCTTTAAAATCCATCAGCATTGTGAATTCAAGCACAGCCTTTGAAAAAACAGCATAGCGTTCATGCTCAAACCTGTTAGAAACCCACTGCGGGTAAATGTAGTTGAAATTTCCGAAGTAGCCGTCATTTGCCAAAAAGTATATTTCAACATCGCTATTCGGCAGCTTGCCTTTCATAACGCCGAATCCGATATCGCTGCTGCCCATCTGTACTGTCAATGGCGGAAAATTCACGTATTCAATTCCGTATTTTTGATAATCTATGCAGCCGTATGCGGGCATTACCACTTTGATTTCATGCCCGAGGTTTTTAATGTACTTAGGCAGGCTTCCCGCCACATCCGCTAATCCGCCTACTTTTGCAAACGGAGATACTTCTGCCGAAACAAATAAAATATTCATTATCTATCCTTTTCTATTCTTCAAAATACGAGGCACAGGCTCTTTCTGTTTCCCATACGGAAACTTTTGTGATGGTATAAAAATTTTCTTTTAATCTGTAATATATAACCCTTGCTATTCTTTCACTGCTTGGGCTTTTGTCTTTAAATTCTTCAAGCTCGTTCAGGTCTTTGTGGTCAAATTCTGCCAGAGTTTCTTTTAACGCTTTTTTTAACACTTTGAAATCTATCAAGATACCTGATTTATCAAGATTTTCACCTTGAGCGTAAACTTCTACTTTCCAATTATGCCCATGTTGTCTTTCGCATTCTCCCTCGTAGTTTAGAAGGTGATGCGCAGCAGAGAAATGGTCTTCTATTTTTATTTCAAACATATTATCTCCTTTTAGTAATAATTAATACGCCAGCCGTCTTCAACAATCCTGCCCGTACATGTAAGGCTATGATTTGCACCGCCTCTCTCGCAGGTTCCTGCTGCTTGCCAATGACCGTTTATATTATCAAATTTTCCGCCCATGGGATACAAATATGCAGGATAATTATCCAGTATTATAAACCCAAAAACATCTCTGCCGTAGGTATTAGGTCCTCTAGCGCCGTCCAGGTCAACTATGAATGTGCCGCAGCCTTTGGCAAATTTTTGATATTTTATGGCATTCTCATTTGTTGCAACTAACGTTTGGCAGTTGGTACCATAAGAAGTTATAGAATAAGTTTTGCCTTTTACGTCCATAAACTTGTAGCTGTTTTCGGCGTTAAAATCTACAGTGCCTATGTTTGTTTTTGGATTTTTTGACCAGCAATCACCCGCTGCACCGGAACATTCTTTGACCGTTTTATAAACTTTCGCCAGCCCGTTTCCTGCAACAAGCGGATTATTAGCAAAAAGATTTGTGGCGGATAATTTTCCACTTGCGCCGTCTTTTAATGCAAATGCCGCGAACGCTTTGTTCCCCTCATTCATAACATCTCTTACGCCTGAGAGGTAAATTTGTTTTTCATAAGTAAGAAGAAGAGAAGGCAAAGTCAGTACCATAAGTATTCCAAGTACGGTAAGGGCGAGCAAAACTTCTGCCAATGAATAAGCGTTAGAAATATTTTTCATAAAATCATCCATTGAATGTAATCATTATAATGGATTATACAGTAAAATTAAATAAAGCTTAACATATTTTTAATTTTAATTTTATTTGTTAATATTGTAATTGAATAAAAATCAAGGAGAGCATTTCTTTAGATGGTTATTGATGAGTTGTTGGAATTAGTAATTGATAATAATGCAAGCGATTTGCATTTGTCAGTGGGTTTACCGCCTATAATAAGGGTACATGGAGAATTATTAAAAACGGAATTGCCTGATTTAACGGCACAAGATGTAGAACAGTTGGTTTTTTCTATGTTAACTGCAGAGCAAAGACGTTACCTGGAACAGCATTTGGAACTTGATTGCAGCTATGGGATATTCGGCTTGGGCAGATTCAGGGTGAATATTTACAAAGAAAGAGGTACCTACGCGGCAGCATTAAGAACCGTAGCTTCTGTTACACCTACTATAGAACAACTGGGGCTGCCTACAATTGTGAAAGACTTAACGAGAAAGCCAAGAGGCCTGATTCTTGTAACAGGTCCTACCGGAAGCGGTAAATCTACAACCCTGGCGGCAATGATTGATTCCATTAATACCAGCCATGCCTGCCATATTCTTACAATTGAAGATCCTATAGAATTTGTGCATAATTCCAAAAAGGCTTTAGTCCACCAAAGAGAGCTCGGCGCTGATACAAAAACGTTTGCAAATGCCCTGAGAGCCTCATTAAGAGAAGACCCTGACGTTATACTAATCGGTGAAATGAGAGATTTGGAAACTATCCAGCTGGCTATAACGGCGGCTGAAACAGGACACCTTGTGTTCGGAACTCTGCATACTTCAAGCGCTATTCAAACAATAGACAGAATTGTAGACGCTTTTCCTCCAGGGCAGCAGCAGCAAATCAGAGTTCAATTATCAACAAGCTTGGTAGCGGTGCTTGCTCAGACACTTTTACCTAAAAGAACGCCTGAAGGCAGGCAGGATGGCAGGATTTTGGCTCAGGAAATTATGATTGTTACTCCCGCTATTGCCAACCTCATAAGAGAAAGCAAAACTATCCAAATGTACAGTTCCATTCAAACAGGAGCGCAACATGGTATGATTACTTTAGAAGCTTCGTTGAAGAATTTGTACGACAGAAAATTGATTGCCTACGAAGATGCTATGATGGTAACTTCAAGACCCGATGATTTAGCTAAGCTGCTTGGGTACAATACGTAATGGATTAAAAACTTATGGATTTTGATATAAAACAAATATTGGATAATTTGCAGCATAAGAAGAAATTGGTTTCGATTAATATTTCTCCTAAATCTGTTGTTGAAATTGCTGAAATTGAAAAACAAACTCATAAAATTATTAATTATACAAGCGTTCCGATTCAATACAACAGCTTTTCCAAGCAAATAGAAAATTTTGCCGACTTTGAATCCGCTCTAAAAAAAGCTTTTTTAGAGCTGGGTTTCAGCCTTAATTCTTCCGTATATTTATCCATTCCTACTGTAATTACCAGCCATCAGGTATTTCCGGCTTCTTTGGAAGATGACTCTATTAAACTTTCTTTAACCGCAGAGGTTGAAAAAAACTACATATTTAAGAAGTATGACCCTTCCATAAGCTATTATAGAATTCCTACCGAAAATCCTGACAATGCTTTTTTATGTTATACGGCTATTCAGTCGGAACAATTGGCACAAATAGTCAGTGTTCTTGAAGGAGTGGGTATAAAAATACTTGCTGTTGATTCGAATTATTCTTCGATGCTGCGCGGTATTATAGCAAGTAATAAAATAGAACGTTTGATTGTAGATGAGAACAGAAAATGGAATGTTGTTTTAATAACTCCAAATAGCTACAATATTCTTGCTATGTCAGGTTCTAATCTTATTGAAATCTTTGAAGAGCCTCTTGCTGTCAAATCTTTTAATGAAGATGAAGTTTATCAGGTTATTGCAGATTCTCTTAATCTTTCTTTAGTGAATTATCCCGCGGACCAAATGGTTATAGTGAGCCAGTCTGATGATGTTTCAGCTGAAATTCTTATGTCTTCTGTCAACTCCGACGTTGTTATGTCTTATATAGAAGATAACAAATTTACAAAGAAACCGATTGTTGAAGTAGGATTTAATGTTGTACAATCAAAAGCTCAAAAAATTTCACCCGAAATAGTAGGTATATCATTATGGGCGGAGCATCCTGATTCTTTCAGGTTTAATTTTGTTGATACCGTAGTAGAGTTGAGTACCGATTCTATTCTTATTAACATAATGGGAAGAGATGTAGAACTTACCTCCAAGCTGCTTGAAACTATTTCGATTATTCTTGTAGTTTTAATAGTTTTATTTGTAGGTGTTTTATACGGACTCGGTTATATGCTTGAAAGCGCCCAAAATAAAGCATATGAAGATGTAGTGGAAAAAGTCGGAATTATAGAAAAATCCTTAGAAAATAAGCCTCAGGCAAGAGGTATAAGTCTTGAGGAATTTTTGCAAAATACTTATACTAATAATAAAGATATGTCAAAATCCTATAACGCTATAGGGGAAGAAATCCCGGCAATGCTATGGATTGAAGAGTTCGAAATGGGTGATTCTTTGGCTCTTTATATGAAAGGGTCAGCTTATACAATGGATGATGTTTTGAATTACTATGACAGTTTAAAGCGTCTCGGAAGATTTAACGATTTAAAGATAAGTTCGCTAAAAGTGGCGGATACTACCTATAACACCCAGGATTATTCCGTTTCACCGCAGGTGGAAAAAGTTTATGAATTTGTCTTGGGGCAGCCTGTTTATTCATTATTTAACGCAGTGCCGGCTGCAGCCGGCACTGCTCAAACTCAAGCAGGCACTGACCCTAATGCGGCTGATATTTCCGGCTCTAAAAAGGTTAATCCTGCTAAGCCGGCCCCTGCACCTTCAGACTCAGAATTGCCGCCTCCGCCGACAACATTACCTAAACAGGATACTAACTAATGGAAATAATTAATTTTCTTACATCTGCTAAAAATATTAAATCAATGGTTATTATTATAATGGCAATTATAATTGTGGTATATTCTTCAATTTTGCTTGTTGTGCCTAAATGGCGTGATTTTATTGATTTGCTTGAAAAAACCAAAGAATCCGAAGTTCAGCTTGAGAGCTATCAACAAAAACTTGAT
The genomic region above belongs to Candidatus Gastranaerophilales bacterium and contains:
- a CDS encoding SPFH/Band 7/PHB domain protein — encoded protein: MSLFIIVLISAAVIFVLTSVKIVQQAEVIIVERWGSYNRTMQHGLNILIPFMELPRGIHYKISRMLVGGGTINMLELKDRIDLRESVYDFPRQNVITKDNVTIGINALLYYQIIDPKSAVYEIANLPDAIEKLTQTTLRNIIGSMDLDETLISRDIINAKLRTSLDEATSKWGVKVNRVELQDIVPPKEIQAAMEKQMKAERDRRATILEAEGLKRSKVLEAEGFKEAEINKAEGEKRAAILTAEGEAEARIKVAQAEAEAIRLVIEALKDNGDPDKYLIAVRYIEALKEMVSGESNKIVYMPYEATGVLSSLDSIKQMFTNSK
- the bioC gene encoding malonyl-ACP O-methyltransferase BioC, which codes for MAERHLIESRFKKGFATYEDSAFVQARMARLLTDMLKNHQSDFDKIMEIGSGTGLLTKEIVNNFNFKEFIANDLIADCEEHVRKISDEILFFYEDAQNFNINKKFDLIMSNATFQWFDDLAETLRSFHICLKNSGYLAFSTFGVANFKEIKDTLGLSLNYKPKDEICSILSENFDILDTMEWEEKLEFKEVLDVLKYIKQIGTNSLIKGLWTKSKLEKFVKDYENLDTKGIFLTYNPILIVARKK
- a CDS encoding tetratricopeptide repeat protein, giving the protein MLGEKQDNKIKEIENEIISLEKKGDITNAINICKNALNEDPTNSKLHIKLGDLYIEKHQDIYNIKQYADEAITEYQRALESNTDADVIHYKMGLAFLCKGELDKALSHFNYAINYSPTYADAYFMAAKTFYKKDNMQECIKNAYTALHYEKLRTSKINFLLADVLSIINPPSLKNSLKIWWRKTLAVLGIPFDSFVLHNIFTKIKNMIEFLPIYTKGWYFEETGTKDKAIELYQEKIEEAPGWIPLYILLGDVYKSIGKYEEAINEYRMAIWIDPINIPAYQSMCQLYEEIGDYDKAVQSYKKLIRIQPRNPVLYSHIANILYLKGEIDESIKYYHYAINLNPSKDWTSVVSQTLGYVLHESVKNYDAAISAYQSAYQLNPNDIDTYISLGSAFYDKGDYDNAKVVYNLALELYPENSRIHCNLGYLLWGRDEIDEAIKEYELAIAYDNNYDIAYNNLGVLYLDNLGKVKDAIDCFELAVASNPNYALAYYNLGRAMVVRGDKIEAARLYQVALDINKITNELDAQEITERLNDLFE
- a CDS encoding AMP-binding protein: MENKTDDFENRIALGMKSHLGWKELTFRGLGILSRRLANHLIKIGINKGDKVAILSESMPEWGATLFASVLAGATVVPLDIKLTIYELQSILADCQPKLLLVSNAFLETAVELKKEIPSIEDIIVLDGSSAMTEYASMYNIENNTEGKWRHRAPNKTALIIYTSGTTGSPKGVEISFKNVLAQIDSISKCFDFGENDQLLSILPMNHLFELTVGFLSFLNWGTSIYYSKSLKPKDLFSIIRDKKVTFMIVVPAFLKLLKTGIETEVNQLSPVRKAMFKFFYSIADYLPLWTRKLLFKKIHDKFGGKFKGCIAGGAPLDLDVGIFFKRIGMLVYQGYGLSEASPVVATERASVSKFRSVGRALPNVKVKTDPETGELLVKGDNVMKGYYNQPELTKEVFTEDGWLKTGDIAKIDKEGFVFITGRIKSMIVLSGGKKVFPEEVESVLEKSPMFEEVCVFGGRRTGGQKNSTEDVCVAILPKQEIAESAQNEQELENIIKAEVKKLSQRLAAYKRPVNIITADAPMPRTATRKIKRNEVKKLLLG
- a CDS encoding response regulator transcription factor — its product is MVDSLAKILVVDDHPKYLADTLPMYGYEVQVAYDGIQAVQMLTNSNQHFDLVVLDVMMPNMDGFEVLKVIRSKEYLEELPVIMLTAVDAEQKQVSGLKFGADDYIVKPFSLPNFLARIEAILRRSKIKEKRKSDKALDLAFSTDEPVAPLTTREKEVLELVAKGANNMDISKKLFIREVTVKTHMNNIFKKLNVSNRTQAILLAMQMNIIK
- a CDS encoding pentapeptide repeat-containing protein, whose product is MTENIIELLKQGKFDEFNAEIKNNVEDLTESDLSGMELSGVSFYGHDLSGSDFSETTLDNVNFEGTDLSSATFARAHLTTVAFNGAVLNGTKFNNAQIYSCDFTDADMSGADFSESDLSDSDLSLSLNLNKCTFDKFTIWPDADNLPSDFDTDYQDDLASLNEDDDYNNNEDY
- a CDS encoding glycogen synthase produces the protein MNILFVSAEVSPFAKVGGLADVAGSLPKYIKNLGHEIKVVMPAYGCIDYQKYGIEYVNFPPLTVQMGSSDIGFGVMKGKLPNSDVEIYFLANDGYFGNFNYIYPQWVSNRFEHERYAVFSKAVLEFTMLMDFKADIIHCNDWHTATIPMHLKESFKYSGFHGGMKSIFTIHNLAYQGRYSKDIVDFIGFPADWAWRFDMLECCKEVNMMKGALKFADKITTVSPTYAFEIQRGEYGEGLEQVLYDEKYKTCGILNGIDYNEWNPATDKKIFANYSKDDLSGKLKCKLELQKKYGLEVNESIPLIGIVSRLVNQKGLDLIAAIAHEFKQMNAQMIVLGSGEGWYEDMFRHLGLNSRNIRDFIGYNATEAEYIYSGADMFLMPSRFEPCGISQLIAMAFGTVPIVRETGGLVDTVQNYNNETQEGTGFKFWNYDANGLLDTIKWACDVFKDKKAWQELVRRDMEQDFSWNLSAQKYIWLYEDVLKI
- the queD gene encoding 6-carboxytetrahydropterin synthase QueD → MFEIKIEDHFSAAHHLLNYEGECERQHGHNWKVEVYAQGENLDKSGILIDFKVLKKALKETLAEFDHKDLNELEEFKDKSPSSERIARVIYYRLKENFYTITKVSVWETERACASYFEE